ATTCATGAAATAACTTTAGAATTTGATATAACAACCATAATAAATACCCACGATATGAACTCGGTAATGGGAATAGGAGATAAGGTTGTATTTCTTCATAAAGGGTTAAAACATTGGGAAGGAACAAAAGATGAAGTGATGAACACTGATAATAAAGAACTTTACGATTTCATTTTTGCTTCAGATTTCTTGAAAAAATTAAGAAAACAAGCTATTTCTAAGGGATAATAATATTACGTTTTACTCCACTTCCACAGCAACAACACTTGCTCTTCTTTCTAAGGACGCAACCGTGCTATAAATAGATTTTTCTACTTCTTCTGTACTATCCGAAATGTTTTGGTCTGCTTTTTCTTCGCCAAATGGGGCATTTTTAAAACGTAAATAACCGCCATTAAAATACGACTGCAAAACGCCATTATTCCATTTAAGTATATAATTTTCTACACTTACTATTCTTCTTTTAGCTAAATTGATATTATAATCATTTAAAGCCAGTGGACTGCAATAGCCTTCTACTAAAAGAATTACTGTTTCTTTTTGTTTTAAAAGTGTTTCAATATCTGCCAAAAAACTATTAAGCTCATTATAATGGTTTTTTACTTCGTTAAACCAGGTATTTACTTCCTCCTTATTCTTTAATTGGGCAAAATATTCCGACTTAATGACTAAATAGGAGTTGTAAGCATCTAAATAGCTGAGTTTTGTTATGGTATCTGTAGTTTTTGGGTTAGGTTCATCATTATGAAAATATACCGTAGCAGGCAGTTGATTTTGTATTTTGTCTAATAATTTTTTAGTGTTTTGGTTGGTATTCCTTTCTGTAATATTCTGAGTTTCCTTATTGTTAATAGCTATTAAACTGTCCTTAGAAACGGTTTTTTCCGGCATTTTATGTTCATACACATCAAAACAGCAAGCAGCATTTTTTAAAGATAAAGCACCTTCTCTATTGCTTGAAAATAAGGCAGAATTAAAAGCTGTGGGAGAGTAGTACATATCATCGGAAGATGAATTGACGGGCAAGCCCAAATTTTGTGGTTTTTCAAATTTCCCTTTTACAAAATTGCTTACAAAAATATCGTAGCCACCAAAACCATAATACCACGATGAGCTGAAATATAATTTTTGTTCCTTTTCATTAAAAAAAGGTGTTGCTTCATTATCTATGGTGTTAACTTCACTTACATTTTCGGGCGTAGTAAAATTGCCATAGCTTATTTCTTTAGTTCGCCAAATATCCAATTTCCCTTTGCCGCCTAATCTATCACTTATAAAATAAAGTTCTGTTTCTCCATTTTTATTAACAAAAACATGAGCTTGGGTTTCTGTAAAAT
The Chitinophagales bacterium genome window above contains:
- a CDS encoding tetratricopeptide repeat protein, which codes for MLFIQNVYSQTQNQFLKAAQKAYNTAMYDEAISYYQQALKFNENDQEIAYKIALCYYNLKDYSNANTFFEKVTNIESDALFNYYKAQNYKYLGDYNNAISHFEKFTTSYPIDGFYRKKAIQEIASCHWALAQKPNDKTIINHYKKPLNTAYSDFGANYIDSNTIQLTSLLPLKQDKNEYQSSLFFYQKDNDRFKELKSLKFTSEQDSFSYANGFYLKDKGEFYYNKCYTSHEDYEKTCDLFVRKFDGKNWQEETPLNFNTTDFTETQAHVFVNKNGETELYFISDRLGGKGKLDIWRTKEISYGNFTTPENVSEVNTIDNEATPFFNEKEQKLYFSSSWYYGFGGYDIFVSNFVKGKFEKPQNLGLPVNSSSDDMYYSPTAFNSALFSSNREGALSLKNAACCFDVYEHKMPEKTVSKDSLIAINNKETQNITERNTNQNTKKLLDKIQNQLPATVYFHNDEPNPKTTDTITKLSYLDAYNSYLVIKSEYFAQLKNKEEVNTWFNEVKNHYNELNSFLADIETLLKQKETVILLVEGYCSPLALNDYNINLAKRRIVSVENYILKWNNGVLQSYFNGGYLRFKNAPFGEEKADQNISDSTEEVEKSIYSTVASLERRASVVAVEVE